A single window of Paenibacillus sp. SYP-B4298 DNA harbors:
- the isdC gene encoding heme uptake protein IsdC has translation MTRWWSISAVLLLVWVLALGQPAAAVAASDYESGTYTIDYTVLKAENDSASMANDYWEKPATVIVDQGKLTVRMKINHSQWVTDFKTKTGSGYDDVKVISTDEKADTRVTEFTVTSLEEPLLSKIHVTVESIDYDHDYTIRFRFDLDTLKLVKAADSVKPQESKPAKSEETAKPATGAKDSSVPAVADQQVAADKQAVTDKPAVVDIQAVADKQTVADKQTVAGKQAVTDKQEAAEKPAATETSTAGTDRESTGSGSKSGDSAQQDTKQAEAEVKQENSKLGGVGAKQDDSRADEAVPSSEDSSPVQPSTEPVAVKAESGNSDTEKGESIDAQTSSDVAAPAVQAANSSAGSTIPIIVLVVLLALSGLLLARRMRRGAKS, from the coding sequence ATGACCAGATGGTGGAGCATTTCGGCCGTGCTGCTGCTAGTATGGGTGCTGGCGCTTGGGCAGCCTGCGGCTGCTGTGGCAGCATCGGATTATGAGAGTGGCACCTACACGATTGATTATACGGTGCTAAAGGCGGAGAACGACTCGGCGTCCATGGCCAATGATTACTGGGAGAAGCCGGCGACCGTCATTGTCGATCAAGGCAAGCTGACCGTGCGCATGAAGATTAACCATAGCCAATGGGTTACAGACTTCAAGACGAAGACCGGGAGCGGCTACGATGATGTCAAGGTGATCAGCACCGACGAGAAGGCAGATACCCGAGTGACTGAATTTACAGTGACGAGCTTGGAAGAGCCGTTATTGTCCAAGATTCATGTCACGGTGGAATCGATCGATTATGACCATGATTATACGATCCGTTTCCGCTTTGATCTGGACACGCTGAAGCTTGTGAAGGCAGCGGACAGCGTCAAGCCGCAAGAGAGCAAGCCTGCGAAGTCCGAGGAGACTGCGAAGCCGGCGACGGGGGCCAAGGATAGCTCAGTGCCAGCAGTTGCAGATCAACAGGTGGCCGCAGACAAGCAAGCAGTTACAGACAAGCCAGCAGTCGTAGATATACAGGCGGTTGCAGACAAGCAGACAGTGGCAGACAAGCAGACAGTTGCGGGTAAGCAGGCGGTTACAGATAAGCAAGAAGCCGCAGAGAAGCCAGCAGCTACAGAGACGTCGACCGCCGGAACCGACCGGGAATCAACCGGATCGGGCAGCAAGTCTGGTGATTCTGCTCAGCAGGATACGAAGCAGGCTGAAGCTGAGGTGAAGCAAGAGAACAGCAAGCTTGGTGGAGTCGGGGCGAAGCAGGATGATAGCAGGGCGGATGAAGCGGTGCCAAGCAGCGAGGACAGCAGCCCGGTTCAGCCATCAACGGAGCCAGTTGCTGTGAAGGCCGAGTCGGGCAACTCGGATACGGAGAAGGGCGAGTCGATCGATGCCCAGACTTCTAGCGATGTGGCAGCTCCTGCAGTGCAGGCGGCCAATTCTTCTGCTGGAAGCACCATCCCTATCATAGTGTTGGTCGTACTGCTGGCGTTGTCGGGACTGCTGCTGGCGCGCAGGATGAGACGAGGCGCCAAGAGTTGA